One window of the Anopheles cruzii chromosome 2, idAnoCruzAS_RS32_06, whole genome shotgun sequence genome contains the following:
- the LOC128269370 gene encoding LIM domain kinase 1, with amino-acid sequence MGENGQKEDKNSSCASCYNAIEAEQHVAAVGQQWHAECFRCSVCDVRLSSWYFEKDGLLFCREDHWAKYGDCCQQCSQIISGPVMVAGDHKYHPECFRCEECKIFIGEAETYALLERSKLFCGSCYKHQQHSLMVSQRSPPGRTTGGISGALPSEKTPKSPHSIRLIEIPWTGTRADRIRLTASDEKPFGVPVGKGTTPTGSCKSVRISELFCAAYGQIGKYIFSCINSALESCCGLLQFRVTLNTDLMPLRVGDKVLEVNGTPVRDVPLENLQNMIETTGKVLQLTVEHDPHLLEDQHRLAGGCCTDASRTTLAINNNEREEDDEEQPEGASSRSLSPSKLERVFRKKDEGYMSGSSRKLQKRLKDVNCNTPTNSLKEKERSSSMSRLLDEHRTVAAGGEFYDLSRTKSFRVEPKAARIFRASDLVQGELLGKGFFGQVFKVTHRVTQEVMVLKELYRVDEEAQKNFLKEVAVLRSLSHNNVLRFIGVLYKDKKLHLVTEFIPGGSLKELIHDSGLPLSWQQRISFARDISRGMSYLHSMNIIHRDLNSLNCLVREDRTVIVADFGLARIIKQPFSAAFEKCSSTPNGGTGTIGRRGRPRRQRYTVVGNPYWMAPEMMRGNKYDEKVDIFSFGIMLCEIIGRVQADPDYLPRLPDFGLNQVVFREKFCGHCPEPFYRIAFLCCDLNPDKRPPFHVLEVWLETMATVAAIGKPLPPGIVHEIEHFKGHQRSADSSLCTTPDGLTTPPPSSGGSLKPSLSRKRICEGPEDERAVQCKVFDVVDGGACVVEQDKRCDCPTTGGGYLEDQQMQTKGETVPMANGASASNGFVVVDCSEIPKSPHLGKDFSANGDRIRDSIRAKRRQRMMLSRENQRKSLDSSVLAARLIGSDRLVGDFMLDGGTDGSASEPISLIMTAGQLAPEAAAGGTSTSPRDRLSTDEVLASVKDTLERNGSLLERRPEECSVASAKTKHYGEKGFIIHVKNGHLTLNNVRDLENCSDFDSSCDTSLNYLEVNGNREDPLVMDKLSEPIACAPEACSVSPFKVLMNGNFASNAGPWLGADRTAWEKENIGHGSVTTEEGKFVAPQAKPTSPLAVIPPERNSSADCGATTTKSPTPVSAKAVERKNASSTQKTVQCVVRKLFRASEPSPNRSPMATVKRNHDIRVTQEGEGTITTRVVGPRAPAAASSSDRATLFVTKQKISPTSDPEPQPSFGSGTAPVATYRVKVPPVKSPVGGATHVVMTHSSGGGAAHPMQSLFTYKSKPNEMSHGGSGHSNSSRFNGVSERKRDDGTIGKAGELVLVGGGKVAGGVPTMVASARKPPISNSPASGGTVSGNILRFGKSRTYKPVAATVGASSKQLAGGNTGAGNERYTTLLSPTVSSGSNSRTGSPSPPAPSGGRSAQSGSTPGRRHIGILSPASIRRLNARLLEARKTKTTSPVASPTTGEAPLKSMSISSGSTGKRPGFARKVPSSDVPDGVSKGTLLSTVNDTRDRKIFLPTSLK; translated from the exons ATGGGCGAGAACGGGCAAAAAG AGGACAAAAACTCGTCATGCGCCAGTTGCTACAATGCGATAGAGGCGGAACAACATGTGGCCGCTGTCGGCCAGCAGTGGCACGCAGAGTGCTTCAG GTGTTCCGTTTGCGATGTACGACTGTCGAGTTGGTATTTCGAGAAGGATGGGCTATTGTTTTGCCGGGAGGACCATTGGGCAAAGTACGGCGACTGCTGTCAGCAGTGCTCGCAG ATAATCTCTGGCCCTGTGATGGTTGCCGGCGATCACAAGTACCATCCCGAGTGCTTTCGGTGTGAGGAGTGCAAAATTTTCATCGGAGAAGCTGAAACGTACGCACTCTTGGAACGCTCGAAGTTGTTTTG TGGTTCCTGTTacaagcaccagcagcattcATTGATGGTTTCACAGCGGAGCCCCCCCGGCCGGACGACCGGCGGTATATCCGGAGCGTTGCCATCGGAGAAAACGCCAAAATCGCCGCACTCCATTCGTTTGATAGAAATCCCGTGGACGGGCACAAGAGCCGATCGCATCCGTCTGACGGCTTCCGATGAGAAGCCATTCGGGGTACCGGTCGGCAAGGGCACGACCCCGACCGGCAGCTGCAAGAGCGTTCGGATCTCGGA ACTATTTTGTGCGGCTTACGGTCAGATCGGAAAGTACATTTTCTCGTGCATTAACTCTGCGCTGGAGTCGTGCTGTGGTTTGCTTCAGTTTAG GGTAACGCTCAACACGGACTTAATGCCTTTGCGGGTCGGTGACAAGGTGCTAGAGGTGAACGGTACGCCCGTTCGTGATGTACCCTTGGAAAATCTGCAGAACATGATCGAAACCACGGGTAAAGTGCTGCAGTTGACGGTGGAACACGATCCACATCTGCTCGAGGATCAGCATCGACTGGCGGGTGGTTGTTGTACCGATGCCAGTAGGACCACGCTCGCTATTAACAACAACGAACGggaagaagacgacgaggagcaACCGGAGGGTGCTTCGAGTCGAAGTTTATCGCCGAGCAAACTGGAGCGCGTTttccgaaaaaaggacgaaggcTACATGAGTGGATCGTCGCGAAAGCTGCAGAAACGGCTGAAGGACGTCAACTGCAACACTC CTACCAATAGCCTGAAGGAAAAGGAACGTAGCTCCAGCATGTCACGGCTGCTGGACGAAcaccgaacggtggctgccggtggcgagTTTTATGACCTCTCGCGCACCAAATCGTTTCGCGTCGAACCGAAGGCGGCCCGCATTTTCCGTGCATCCGATCTGGTGCAAGGAGAGCTGCTGGGCAAGGGATTTTTTGGCCAGGTGTTCAAGGTAACGCACCGTGTCACACAGGAAGTGATGGTGCTGAAGGAATTATACCGCGTCGATGAGGAAGCGCAGAAGAACTTCCTCAAAGAGGTGGCCGTACTGCGGTCGCTGTCACACAACAACGTGCTGCGTTTTATCGGTGTGCTGTACAAGGACAAGAAGCTTCATCTCGTGACCGAGTTCATTCCGGGCGGTTCGCTGAAGGAACTGATACACGATTCGGGTCTGCCGCTCAGCTGGCAGCAGCGAATATCGTTTGCGCGGGACATTTCGCGCGGTATGAGCTACCTGCACTCGATGAACATCATCCACCGGGACCTAAACTCACTCAATTGTCTCGTGCGCGAAGATAGGACGGTGATTGTGGCCGACTTTGGGTTAGCCCGCATCATCAAGCAGCCGTTTAGTGCAGcgttcgaaaagtgttcatcGACACCCAATGGCGGAACTGGCACGATTGGGCGCCGCGGGCGTCCCCGTCGCCAGCGGTACACGGTCGTGGGCAACCCGTACTGGATGGCACCGGAAATGATGCGAGGCAACAAGTACGACGAAAAAGTGGACATCTTTTCGTTCGGCATTATGCTGTGTGAGATCATCGGCAGGGTGCAGGCCGACCCGGATTACTTGCCCCGGCTGCCGGACTTTGGCCTGAACCAGGTGGTGTttcgggaaaagttttgtggCCACTGCCCGGAACCGTTCTATCGGATTGCGTTTTTGTGCTGTGATTTGAACCCGGACAAAAG ACCACCGTTCCATGTGCTGGAAGTGTGGCTGGAGACGATGGCAACGGTAGCCGCCATTGGGAAACCGTTGCCACCGGGCATAGTGCACGAAATCGAACACTTCAAAGGTCACCAGCGCAGTGCGGACTCGAGCCTTTGCACAACGCCCGATGGACtgaccacaccaccaccatcgtccgGAGGCAGCCTGAAACCATCGCTTAGCCGGAAGCGTATCTGCGAAGGTCCCGAAGATGAACGCGCCGTGCAGTGCAAGGTATTCGACGTGGTGGATGGTGGTGCCTGCGTTGTTGAGCAAGATAAACGTTGTGACTGTCCAACAACTGGTGGTGGTTACCTTGAGGATCAGCAGATGCAAACAAAGGGTGAAACCGTGCCAATGGCGAACGGTGCGAGTGCGAGCAAcggtttcgtcgtcgtggatTGCAGTGAAATACCGAAATCGCCACACTTGGGCAAAGACTTTTCGGCGAACGGTGACCGCATTCGGGACAGTATTCGGGCAAAGCGTCGCCAGCGAATGATGCTGAGCCGGGAGAATCAGCGAAAGTCGCTCGATTCCAGTGTGCTGGCAGCGCGGCTCATAGGAAGCGATCGGTTGGTGGGTGATTTTATGCTCGATGGCGGCACCGATGGAAGTGCTTCGGAGCCGATCAGTTTAATAATGACGGCCGGTCAGCTAGCACcggaggctgctgctggcggcacCTCCACCAGTCCCCGTGATCGGCTGTCGACGGATGAGGTGCTGGCATCGGTAAAAGACACACTGGAGCGAAATGGATCGCTGCTCGAGCGCCGCCCAGAGGAATGCTCTGTGGCGTCTGCGAAGACAAAACACTATGGCGAAAAGGGTTTCATTATACACGTGAAGAATGGCCACCTGACGCTAAACAATGTTCGCGATCTGGAAAATTGTTCGGACTTTGATTCGAGCTGCGATACGAGCCTGAACTATCTGGAAGTGAACGGCAATCGGGAGGATCCGCTGGTGATGGACAAGCTGAGTGAACCTATCGCCTGTGCTCCGGAAGCTTGCTCCGTGTCGCCATTCAAGGTGCTGATGAATGGTAATTTCGCCTCCAATGCCGGACCGTGGCTGGGAGCTGATCGTACAGCttgggaaaaggaaaatattgGCCACGGAAGTGTGACGACGGAGGAGGGCAAATTCGTTGCACCTCAAGCAAAGCCTACATCGCCTCTGGCGGTAATTCCTCCCGAGCGTAACAGTTCTGCTGATTGTGGGGCCACCACAACGAAGTCTCCAACGCCCGTGTCCGCCAAGGCCGTTGAGCGTAAGAATGCCTCGAGTACCCAGAAAACCGTCCAGTGCGTTGTGCGCAAACTGTTTCGTGCCTCCGAACCATCGCCCAACCGGTCGCCAATGGCAACCGTGAAGCGTAATCACGATATCCGCGTGACGCAGGAAGGCGAAGGAACGATAACGACCCGTGTTGTCGGTCCTAGagcacctgctgctgcttcgtctTCTGACCGGGCCACGTTGTTTGTGACGAAGCAGAAAATCTCGCCAACTTCCGATCCGGAACCGCAACCTAGTTTTGGGTCCGGAACCGCACCGGTCGCCACGTATCGAGTGAAGGTGCCGCCGGTGAAGTCTCCTGTTGGCGGTGCGACTCACGTCGTCATGACGCATTCGAGCGGAGGAGGAGCAGCTCATCCGATGCAATCACTGTTCACGTACAAATCGAAACCAAATGAAATGTCCCACGGTGGCAGTGGCCATAGCAATAGTTCTAGGTTTAATGGTGTCTCGGAACGCAAAAGAGACGATGGTACGATTGGAAAAGCGGGAGAGCTGGTTTTGGTAGGAGGTGGAAAGGTAGCCGGTGGAGTCCCGACCATGGTTGCATCTGCAAGAAAGCCACCGATTAGCAATAGCCCCGCTTCCGGTGGAACAGTGTCCGGGAATATACTTCGATTTGGCAAAAGCCGAACCTACAAACCGGTCGCGGCAACCGTGGGTGCTTCCAGTAAACAGCTGGCCGGTGGGAACACGGGTGCGGGAAATGAACGGTACACCACGCTTCTATCGCCGACAGTGAGCAGTGGCAGTAATTCGCGCACCGGTTCACCTTCACCGCCCGCCCCGAGCGGTGGCAGGAGCGCCCAAAGTGGATCAACTCCGGGAAGGCGTCACATTGGCATACTTTCTCCGGCCAGCATCCGTCGATTGAATGCCCGTCTGCTGGAGGCTCGTAAAACCAAAACGACGTCACCGGTAGCatcaccgaccaccggtgaAGCACCGCTGAAATCTATGTCCATCTCCAGTGGCAGTACTGGCAAGAGGCCGGGCTTTGCTCGAAAGGTACCTTCGTCCGATGTGCCAGATGGGGTCTCGAAGGGGACGCTACTGAGCACCGTTAATGATACGCGTGATCGAAAGATCTTTCTACCGACGTCTTTAAAGTAA
- the LOC128269351 gene encoding protein unc-119 homolog, producing MSLVGKKLSSMASGGGAATSSAGDEAATSSPTTPTVTGTAPSIITPEYVLQLNKIADDYLCTPDANIYEIDFTRFKIRDLESGAVLFEIAKPSVSDITQSGHSAAGAGGESTPDVANEATSGENPAPTTAEDVEETFEPNAGRYVRYQFTPQFLKLKTVGATVEFTVGSKSVKNFRMIERHFFKDRLLKTFDFEFGYCIPFSKNTCEHIYEFPAIPPDLVNEMIQHPFETRSDSFYFVDGGLVMHNKADYAYNGGGL from the exons ATGAGTTTGGTGGGCAAGAAGCTCAGTTCCATGGCATCTGGAGGCGGTGCGGCGACTTCCTCCGCAGGGGACGAAGCGGCCACGTCCTCGCCCACAACTCCGACGGTCACTGGAACCGCACCGAGCATCATCACGCCGGAATATGTGTTGCAGTTGAACAAAATCGCTGACGATTACCTCTGCACGCCCGATGCAAACATCTACGAGATCGATTTTACTCGCTTCAAGATACGCGATCTGGAATCGGGTGCTGTACTTTTCGAGATAGCGAAACCATCGGTCAGTGACATTACGCAAAGCGGCCAcagtgccgccggtgcggGGGGTGAATCAACGCCCGACGTTGCAAACGAAGCCACGAGCGGTGAAAATCCGGCCCCAACCACGGCTGAGGATGTAGAAGAAACGTTCGAACCGAACGCTGGACGTTACGTGCGGTACCAATTTACGCCTCAATTCCTGAAGCTCAAAACCGTCGGTGCAAC GGTCGAGTTTACCGTTGGCAGCAAGAGTGTGAAAAACTTTCGCATGATCGAGCGGCACTTTTTCAAGGATCGGTTACTGAAAACGTTCGACTTTGAGTTTGGATACTGCATTCCCTTTTCTAAAAATACTTGCGAACACATCTACGAGTTCCCCGCCATCCCGCCGGACCTAG TGAACGAAATGATTCAACATCCGTTCGAGACCCGTTCCGATAGCTTCTACTTCGTCGATGGTGGCCTGGTGATGCACAACAAGGCAGATTACGCGTACAACGGTGGTGGTCTGTGA
- the LOC128278796 gene encoding putative protein tag-52: protein MAQSTPKAGNRLQLQPLMPEDMRSELIAALRVQNIQNFRPTCMNKSGRRFVLPGSHSNSPAAATGEEDKRHQLRFQAIQEIKTSELSYLRQLELLLEFFVTPLRTNGFLTERVHNAIFGQLDTIHNLSLELLKKLDDNLENVVKAFTNLGPFFKLYSVYAFDYRNSLCTLQSLMDKNPTLKRYINNTEARPEVQMKLISLLIMPIQRIPRYRLLLQQVLLYTSPSDTAFKPLQESIRLVEQSVSQINAVVEDYENTQRLITVQNALTNKSLKLVKPGRKILKEGILHKLKTDGSTSKKYCILMSDMFMYCRVLRDADVLLTENSSIACSCVFPLKKCKIVKLFRGNFRLTCSGDGTIFSTDSEEESHGWYAAIRDAIELHVQCRKTLRKLSSNRKPMRKKHLQRLEPEDDISWLLRRKALSPERIQKPRRKLWSFKHIDCLKHNHSLGETSGAARSATVVSKRPSAGNECNTKGGTSHRDTEEVATFVSSSVEIHEIPDGAANDPATNVSKHVHFKFPSAHWRY, encoded by the exons ATGGCGCAATCAACACCGAAAGCAGGGAACCGACTGCAGTTACAACCTCTTATGCCGGAGGACATGCGGTCCGAATTGATAGCTGCGTTAAGAgttcaaaacattcaaaatttTCGTCCGACCTGCATGAACAAAA GTGGCCGACGGTTTGTTCTACCAGGATCACACAGCAacagcccagcagcagcaacgggagAGGAAGATAAACGTCATCAATTGCGCTTCCAAGCCATACAGGAAATCAAAACATCGGAATTGTCCTATTTGCGGCaactggagctgctgctcgagtttttcgtaACGCCGCTACGTACGAATGGTTTTCTCACTGAACGGGTACATAACGCCATTTTCGGACAGCTGGACACGATCCACAATCTTAGCCTGGAACTGCTGAAGAAACTTGACGACAACCTGGAAAACGTGGTGAAGGCGTTCACCAACTTGGGTCCCTTCTTTAAGCTCTACTCAGTATACGCTTTCGACTACCGTAACTCGCTATGCACGCTCCAATCGTTGATGGACAAAAATCCAACGCTCAAGCGGTACATTAACAACACGGAAGCGCGACCCGAGGTCCAAATGAAACTCATCTCACTGCTGATTATGCCGATTCAGCGCATTCCACGGTacaggctgctgctgcagcaagtCCTGTTGTACACCAGCCCGTCGGACACGGCCTTCAAGCCGCTACAGGAATCGATTCGTCTGGTTGAACAATCCGTTTCACAAATCAACGCCGTAGTCGAGGACTACGAGAATACGCAACGTCTGATCACCGTGCAGAACGCACTGACCAACAAATCGTTGAAGCTTGTCAAGCCGGGTCGCAAAATCCTTAAGGAGGGCATCCTGCACAAGCTCAAGACCGACGGATCGACGTCGAAAAAGTACTGCATCCTCATGTCGGACATGTTCATGTACTGCCGAGTGCTGCGCGATGCCGACGTGTTGCTAACGGAAAACTCGTCGATCGCTTGCAGCTGCGTGTTTCCGCTGAAGAAGTGCAAGATTGTGAAACTGTTTCGCGGCAACTTTCGCCTCACGTGCTCTGGCGATGGGACGATTTTCAGTACGGACAGCGAAGAGGAGAGCCACGGCTGGTACGCGGCTATCCGGGACGCGATCGAACTGCACGTTCAGTGCCGAAAAACGTTGCGCAAGCTGTCaagcaaccggaaaccgatgCGGAAGAAGCATCTACAGCGGCTCGAACCGGAAGACGACATTTCGTGGCTGTTACGCCGGAAAGCTCTCAGCCCGGAACGCATACAGAAGCCGAGGAGAAAGTTGTGGTCTTTCAAGCACATCGATTGTCTGAAGCATAATCACTCGCTTGGAGAAACGAGCGGGGCAGCACGTTCCGCCACGGTTGTGTCAAAAAGGCCTTCCGCGGGCAATGAGTGTAACACCAAAGGTGGGACATCGCACCGGGATACGGAAGAAGTAGCGACGTTCGTAAGTTCTTCGGTGGAAATACATGAGATTCCGGATGGTGCCGCAAATGATCCGGCAACTAACGTCAGCAAGCATGTCCATTTCAAATTTCCCTCTGCTCACTGGCGTTATTGA
- the LOC128277160 gene encoding SHC-transforming protein 1 translates to MPRNGDSSSGLEKGVSSKPAPEWLHPDHVIMNEGVTFDVRYIGCLEIKASMKMLDFPTRSQVAKECINRVCEAASLKSSKKRRVDKRVLQCISDTPDMEHAGTNVTLTVSSKYLSLVNVDTGEIIAKHDMPRISFASGGDTDTLDFVAYVAKDLNEWRACYVLECGGSLTQDLIATVGQAFELRYKEFFKQPETQHKFRELTRSDKEYYNDLPDKMPPDLLTENDHHSSSQSHSSSSVRTRERIPSNLIDLNTPLPSHDYVNDKHSNNANSHTNKSLSSSSIVKDVFDMQPFTISSEIQKSQLLTESWYHGNISRAQSEHLLKNDGDFLVRESAGTVGQYVLTGMQNNSPKHLLLIDPEGIVRTKDRVFESISHLINFHWTNSLPIISAESALLLRHPILRTTDLLSKAKQQQQQGHLNLQ, encoded by the exons ATGCCGCGAAACGGAGATTCGTCCTCCGGGCTGGAAAAGGGCGTCAGCTCGAAGCCTGCCCCCGAGTGGTTGCATCCGGATCATGTCATCATGAACGAAGGAGTCACGTTCGACGTGCGG tACATTGGATGCTTGGAAATTAAAGCTTCGATGAAGATGTTGGACTTCCCAACACGATCGCAGGTTGCAAA AGAGTGTATCAACCGGGTGTGTGAAGCGGCGAGCTTGAAGAGCTCCAAAAAGCGGCGAGTGGACAAACGCGTACTGCAGTGTATATCGGACACACCGGACATGGAGCATGCCGGCACGAACGTTACACTGACCGTCTCGAGCAAGTACCTGTCGCTGGTGAACGTGGACACCGGCGAAATCATTGCAAAGCACGATATGCCGAGAATATCGTTCGCTTCGGGTGGCGACACG GATACGCTCGATTTTGTGGCGTACGTGGCCAAGGATCTGAATGAATGGCGCGCCTGTTACGTGCTAGAATGTGGTGGTAGTCTCACGCAGGACCTCATAGCGACAGTGGGACAAGCGTTCGAGCTGCGGTACAAGGAGTTCTTCAAGCAGCCAGAAACGCAACACAAGTTCCGGGAGCTGACGCGCTCGGATAAGGAATATTACAACGACCTCCCGGACAAGATGCCACCCGATCTGCTAACGGAAAACGATCACCATTCTTCCTCGCAGTCACACAGCTCGTCAAGCGTCAGG ACACGAGAAAGGATACCGAGTAATCTGATTGACCTCAACACACCCCTTCCCAGCCATGACTACGTCAACGACAAGCATTCGAACAACGCAAACTCGCACACCAATAAGTCATTATCTTCCAGCTCGATCGTGAAGGATGTGTTTGATATGC AACCCTTCACCATTTCGTCCGAGATACAAAAGTCTCAGCTGCTCACCGAGTCCTGGTACCATGGCAATATCAGCCGGGCGCAATCCGAGCATCTTCTTAAGAATGACGGCGATTTTCTGGTGCGAGAATCGGCCGGCACGGTTGGCCAGTACGTGCTGACCGGCATGCAGAACAACTCCCCCAAACacctgctgctgatcgatccGGAAGGCATC GTACGAACCAAAGATCGAGTGTTTGAAAGTATTAGCCATCTGATAAACTTTCACTGGACAAACTCGCTCCCAATCATATCGGCCGAGAGTGCGCTACTGCTGCGGCATCCGATCCTGCGGACGACCGACCTACTGTCAAAggccaaacagcagcagcagcagggccatCTCAACCTGCAGTGA